One part of the Cryptosporangium phraense genome encodes these proteins:
- a CDS encoding glutamine synthetase family protein — protein sequence MALSTVSPPAIPTPEELWARAAEELATAGVKGVTIVWADNNGIPRSQTVPIDQLSSAAAYGVSLSSLFAVLDSHDGTTFAHEGLSTPSGEVRLVPVIDRLVRLKGQPAFAWAPGRQLGADGCPTAYDQRSVLERQVERAQDAGFTVRAGYELEFYLARDAELTPAHRGPAYSPTALLRVDEFAAQLLTDLAADGVPVGQLHAEHGAARLKVSITATDPISAADRQMLARQTIHAAARAQGLRASFAPVVDVAGIGNVWRLHSSIWRGRENLLVGDGPHGLSKAGAGYLAGLLRDLPAIAAVTAPSVPSMTRLRPSAFSGAYAFWGIGNREAPLRFLPSTTMLGSAHANVEMTPSDASGNPYLALAVVIGAGLAGIEESLKLPDPIQDDIGTWTEDKRSSLKIRRLPITTDEQIAVLTENPRIEQVLGADLAGAYRAVRRSDHLWAQDRSIEDVIEGHRWLY from the coding sequence ATGGCGCTCAGCACCGTGAGCCCACCGGCCATTCCGACGCCGGAGGAGCTCTGGGCCCGCGCGGCTGAGGAACTCGCCACCGCAGGCGTCAAGGGCGTGACGATCGTCTGGGCCGACAACAACGGCATCCCGCGCTCGCAGACCGTCCCGATCGACCAGCTCTCCAGCGCCGCCGCCTACGGCGTCAGCCTGAGCTCGCTGTTCGCGGTGCTCGACTCGCACGACGGCACGACGTTCGCCCACGAGGGCCTGTCGACGCCGTCCGGCGAGGTCCGGCTGGTGCCGGTGATCGACCGGCTGGTGCGCCTGAAGGGGCAGCCCGCGTTCGCCTGGGCGCCCGGCCGCCAGCTCGGCGCCGACGGCTGCCCCACCGCCTACGACCAGCGTTCGGTGCTCGAGCGCCAGGTCGAGCGGGCCCAGGACGCCGGTTTCACGGTGCGGGCCGGGTACGAGCTCGAGTTCTACCTGGCCCGCGACGCCGAACTCACGCCCGCGCACCGCGGCCCGGCGTACAGCCCGACCGCGCTGCTCCGGGTCGACGAGTTCGCCGCCCAGCTGCTGACCGACCTGGCCGCGGACGGCGTCCCGGTCGGGCAGCTGCACGCCGAGCACGGCGCCGCCCGGCTGAAGGTGAGCATCACCGCGACCGACCCGATCAGCGCGGCCGACCGGCAGATGCTGGCCCGGCAGACGATCCACGCCGCCGCCCGGGCCCAGGGCCTGCGGGCCAGCTTCGCGCCGGTCGTCGACGTCGCCGGGATCGGGAACGTTTGGCGGCTGCACAGCTCGATCTGGCGCGGACGGGAGAACCTGCTGGTCGGCGACGGTCCGCACGGCCTGTCGAAGGCGGGCGCGGGCTACCTGGCCGGCCTGCTGCGCGACCTGCCGGCGATCGCCGCGGTCACGGCGCCGAGCGTCCCGTCGATGACCCGGCTGCGGCCGAGCGCGTTTTCGGGCGCCTACGCGTTCTGGGGCATCGGCAACCGGGAGGCCCCGCTGCGGTTCCTGCCGTCGACGACGATGCTCGGGTCGGCGCACGCGAACGTCGAGATGACCCCGTCGGACGCCTCCGGCAACCCGTACCTGGCGCTGGCCGTCGTCATCGGCGCTGGCCTGGCCGGTATCGAGGAGTCACTGAAGCTGCCCGACCCGATCCAGGACGACATCGGCACCTGGACCGAGGACAAGCGCTCGTCGCTGAAGATCCGACGTCTCCCGATCACGACCGACGAGCAGATCGCCGTCCTGACCGAGAACCCGCGAATCGAGCAGGTGCTCGGCGCGGACCTGGCCGGCGCGTACCGGGCGGTGCGCCGCTCCGACCACCTCTGGGCGCAGGACCGCTCGATCGAGGACGTGATCGAAGGTCACCGCTGGCTGTACTGA
- a CDS encoding helix-turn-helix domain-containing protein → MSRHVVAVAVADNLPVFELAVACEVFGLDRSDIVDPWYDLRLCAAEPGPLRTAAGLTVETRYDLDDFEKADTLLVPGIHRDTQIDPPERLLRALENAHQAGKRIVSFCGGAYVLAAAGLLDGRRATLHWMNALDFAHRYPRVTVDPTVLFIDDGGVLTSAGTAAAIDLALHIVRLDHGAAVAAEVARRMVVPPPRQGSQAQHPSPIPARKTDDLSDVLAWAQERLDRPLTVADLAKQAHLSPTTFARRFRTTLGATPLQWLLEQRVRRAQELLESTDEPVERIARLAGFGTPANFRHHFQRLVEVSPQTYRHVFRHRRYGTDRLIPPQLRCAAE, encoded by the coding sequence CTTCGGGCTCGACCGCAGCGACATCGTCGACCCCTGGTACGACCTGCGGCTGTGTGCGGCCGAACCCGGGCCGCTGCGCACCGCGGCCGGCCTGACCGTCGAGACCCGGTACGACCTCGACGACTTCGAGAAGGCCGACACGCTGCTGGTGCCGGGCATCCACCGCGACACCCAGATCGATCCGCCCGAGAGGCTCCTCCGCGCGCTGGAGAACGCCCACCAGGCCGGAAAACGCATCGTCAGCTTCTGCGGCGGCGCCTACGTGCTGGCCGCGGCCGGGCTCCTCGACGGCCGGCGGGCCACGCTGCACTGGATGAACGCGCTCGACTTCGCCCACCGCTACCCGCGCGTCACCGTCGACCCGACCGTCCTCTTCATCGACGACGGTGGGGTCCTGACCAGCGCCGGGACCGCGGCCGCGATCGACCTGGCGCTCCACATCGTCCGGCTGGACCACGGCGCGGCCGTGGCCGCGGAGGTCGCGCGCCGGATGGTCGTGCCGCCGCCCCGGCAGGGCAGCCAGGCCCAGCATCCGTCCCCGATCCCGGCGCGGAAGACCGACGACCTCAGCGACGTGCTGGCCTGGGCACAGGAGCGCCTCGACCGGCCGCTCACCGTCGCCGACCTCGCGAAACAGGCCCACCTGAGCCCGACGACGTTCGCCCGCCGGTTCCGGACCACGCTCGGCGCGACGCCGCTGCAGTGGCTGCTGGAGCAGCGGGTCCGCCGGGCGCAGGAACTGCTGGAGAGCACCGACGAGCCGGTCGAGCGGATTGCCCGACTGGCCGGCTTCGGCACCCCGGCCAACTTTCGGCACCACTTCCAGCGCCTGGTCGAGGTCTCGCCGCAGACGTACCGGCACGTCTTCCGCCACCGCAGGTACGGAACTGATCGGCTCATTCCGCCGCAACTGCGTTGCGCGGCAGAATGA
- a CDS encoding cation transporter, which translates to MSSPLPLIGAVPPVQRDLLARRVRLLVAATISYNVIEAVVAITAGRLASSTALIGFGLDSVIEVSSAAAVAWQFADRDHEAREKVALRVIAFSFFALAAYVSVESVRALVGGERPDHSTVGLALAAVSLVVMPVLSAAQRRAGRELGSASAVADSKQTLLCTYLSAVLLAGLAVNSLFGWWWADPVAALAIAAVAVREGRTAWRGDACCAPTAPTAPTASPCSDRCCAGDVHP; encoded by the coding sequence ATGAGTTCACCGCTTCCACTGATCGGCGCGGTCCCGCCGGTCCAGCGGGACCTGCTGGCCCGGCGGGTGCGGCTGCTGGTCGCCGCGACGATCAGCTACAACGTGATCGAGGCGGTCGTGGCGATCACCGCGGGCCGCCTCGCGTCGTCCACGGCGCTGATCGGGTTCGGGCTCGACTCGGTGATCGAGGTGTCGTCGGCCGCCGCGGTCGCCTGGCAGTTCGCCGACCGGGACCACGAGGCCCGGGAGAAAGTCGCGCTACGGGTCATCGCGTTCTCGTTCTTCGCGCTGGCCGCCTACGTCTCGGTCGAGTCCGTCCGCGCGCTCGTCGGCGGAGAGAGGCCCGACCACTCGACGGTCGGCCTCGCGCTGGCGGCCGTCTCGCTGGTCGTCATGCCGGTGCTCTCGGCCGCCCAGCGGCGAGCCGGTCGCGAGCTGGGATCGGCGTCCGCGGTCGCGGACTCCAAGCAGACCCTGCTCTGCACCTACCTCTCGGCCGTCCTGCTCGCCGGCCTGGCGGTCAACTCGCTGTTCGGCTGGTGGTGGGCCGACCCGGTCGCCGCGCTGGCCATCGCGGCCGTCGCGGTCCGGGAAGGACGCACAGCCTGGCGCGGCGACGCGTGCTGCGCCCCGACCGCCCCGACCGCCCCGACCGCGTCGCCGTGTTCGGACAGGTGCTGCGCAGGCGACGTCCACCCCTAG
- a CDS encoding BlaI/MecI/CopY family transcriptional regulator, protein MDEQRGPGRRASGSLERAVLDVLASAPVPLTVPEVRDALSADLAYTTVQTALVRLHAKGVLARERSGRSFAYRPVETPETMQVGAAARRMRKILDSGGDRRGVLARFVADLSPQDEALLADLLAATEPEGGGQP, encoded by the coding sequence GTGGACGAGCAGCGTGGCCCCGGGCGTCGCGCCAGCGGTTCGTTGGAGCGGGCAGTGCTGGACGTACTGGCGAGCGCGCCGGTACCGCTCACGGTGCCGGAGGTCCGCGACGCGCTCTCGGCCGACCTGGCCTACACCACCGTGCAGACCGCGCTGGTCCGGCTGCACGCCAAGGGCGTGTTGGCGCGGGAGCGGTCCGGCCGGTCGTTCGCGTACCGGCCGGTCGAGACGCCGGAGACGATGCAGGTCGGCGCGGCCGCACGGCGGATGCGCAAGATCCTCGACTCCGGCGGTGACCGGCGCGGGGTGCTGGCCCGCTTCGTGGCCGACCTGAGCCCCCAGGACGAGGCCCTCCTCGCGGACCTGCTGGCCGCGACCGAGCCCGAGGGAGGCGGGCAGCCTTGA
- a CDS encoding M56 family metallopeptidase: MPFVALLPWIEGALVGLLAPRLARRVHPGTATWCLTLVAVGVAAATAIGVAAVAVALARPALWDVPVDPDKLAALLLVGLPLLACAAAAVPVAWSAVRDLVAAKTTWRRAEPVNGVLIVDDPDPEAYAVPGRPGLVVMHTGLLDALSPVEQQVVLAHERAHLDRRHYVHVLLVRVATWLNPLLRPLTASIAEQVERWADEDAARAVDDRTVAARAIAKAALARSAARRSAAHSGALRRRTPVLRATSGDATARATALMAPPLPVGRPLLVLVTVVALALPLHSSWGAHAVEQAYDKACEQISRTVHPGAPSEAVGHRKLP, from the coding sequence TTGCCGTTCGTAGCCCTCCTGCCCTGGATCGAGGGGGCGCTGGTCGGCCTGCTCGCTCCGCGCCTGGCCCGGCGCGTCCACCCCGGCACCGCGACCTGGTGCCTGACGCTCGTCGCGGTCGGCGTCGCGGCGGCCACCGCGATCGGGGTGGCCGCGGTGGCGGTGGCGCTGGCCCGGCCGGCGCTCTGGGACGTGCCGGTCGACCCGGACAAGCTCGCCGCGCTGCTGCTGGTCGGGTTGCCGCTGCTGGCCTGTGCCGCGGCCGCCGTTCCGGTCGCCTGGTCGGCGGTCCGGGACCTGGTGGCCGCCAAGACGACCTGGCGCCGGGCCGAGCCGGTGAACGGCGTCCTGATCGTCGACGACCCCGACCCCGAGGCCTACGCGGTCCCCGGGCGTCCCGGGCTCGTCGTCATGCACACCGGGCTGCTCGACGCGCTGAGCCCGGTGGAGCAGCAGGTGGTGCTGGCCCACGAACGGGCCCACCTCGACCGCCGGCACTACGTCCACGTGCTGCTGGTCCGGGTGGCGACCTGGCTGAACCCGCTGCTGCGTCCGCTGACCGCGTCGATCGCCGAGCAGGTCGAACGCTGGGCCGACGAGGACGCGGCCCGGGCCGTGGACGACCGCACGGTCGCGGCCCGCGCGATCGCCAAGGCCGCGCTGGCCCGGTCGGCCGCGCGCCGCTCGGCGGCCCACTCCGGCGCGCTGCGCCGTCGGACCCCGGTGCTCCGGGCGACGTCCGGGGACGCCACCGCTCGGGCGACCGCGCTGATGGCCCCGCCGCTGCCGGTCGGGCGTCCGCTGCTGGTGCTGGTGACGGTCGTCGCGCTGGCCCTGCCGCTGCACTCCTCCTGGGGTGCGCACGCGGTCGAGCAGGCCTACGACAAGGCCTGCGAGCAGATCTCCCGGACCGTCCACCCGGGAGCGCCGAGCGAGGCCGTCGGGCACCGGAAACTACCCTGA
- a CDS encoding molybdopterin molybdotransferase MoeA gives MTLLETRRATEWRTARVRARQLARPTGCESIPLADAAGRVLGAEVCSRTQVPGFDTAAMDGYAVGGPGPWVVVGRVLAGAASPGALAPGTAVEIATGAPVPSGTGAVVPYEESRVDGDLVDASPPRKTHVRRAGEDLRPGDVLATAGSDLSAPLLGLLAQGGADTVSVRRRPSVRLVVTGDEVVQLGLPGPGQVRDALGPLVLALVERAGAARPELVAVPDDHDRLREAIAGSDADVVVVTGSSSVGRADHLHAVLAELGASLHVDGVACRPGHPQVLAERPNGRWVAGLPGNPFAGLVAALTVLVPLLDGLLSRAPRPVFRLPVGGPVSAPGSVTRLVPVRLGDGAAVPVADAGPARLRAAADADGVAVLEPDWTPDQPAEILRW, from the coding sequence GTGACGCTTCTCGAAACACGCCGAGCCACGGAATGGCGAACGGCACGCGTCCGCGCCCGGCAGCTCGCCCGGCCGACCGGCTGCGAGTCGATACCGCTCGCGGACGCGGCCGGCCGGGTACTCGGCGCCGAGGTCTGCTCGCGCACCCAGGTGCCGGGGTTCGACACCGCGGCGATGGACGGCTACGCGGTCGGCGGCCCCGGGCCGTGGGTGGTCGTCGGACGGGTGCTCGCCGGAGCCGCGTCCCCGGGCGCGCTGGCGCCGGGCACCGCGGTCGAGATCGCCACCGGAGCGCCGGTGCCGAGCGGAACCGGGGCGGTGGTTCCGTACGAGGAGTCCCGGGTCGACGGCGACCTCGTCGACGCGTCTCCGCCCCGCAAGACGCACGTCCGGCGGGCCGGGGAGGACCTGCGACCGGGTGACGTCCTGGCCACTGCCGGGAGCGACCTGAGCGCGCCCCTGCTCGGGCTGCTGGCTCAGGGCGGGGCCGACACCGTGTCGGTGCGGCGTCGGCCGTCGGTGCGGTTGGTGGTGACCGGGGACGAGGTCGTGCAGCTCGGCCTGCCCGGGCCGGGCCAGGTCCGGGACGCGCTCGGCCCGCTCGTATTGGCGCTGGTGGAGCGGGCCGGAGCGGCGCGGCCCGAGCTCGTCGCGGTGCCCGACGACCACGACCGGCTCCGAGAGGCGATCGCCGGCTCGGACGCCGACGTCGTCGTGGTGACCGGGTCCTCGTCGGTCGGCCGGGCCGATCACCTGCACGCGGTGCTGGCCGAGCTCGGTGCGTCGCTGCACGTCGACGGCGTGGCCTGTCGTCCGGGGCACCCGCAGGTGCTGGCCGAGCGACCGAACGGCCGCTGGGTCGCCGGGTTGCCGGGAAACCCGTTCGCGGGGCTGGTCGCCGCGCTGACCGTGCTCGTCCCGCTGCTCGACGGCCTGCTCAGCCGGGCTCCGCGCCCGGTCTTCCGGCTTCCGGTGGGCGGTCCGGTGTCGGCCCCCGGGTCGGTGACCCGCCTGGTCCCGGTGCGGCTCGGCGATGGTGCGGCGGTTCCGGTGGCGGACGCCGGGCCGGCCCGCCTCCGGGCGGCCGCGGACGCCGACGGGGTGGCCGTCCTCGAGCCGGACTGGACGCCGGACCAGCCCGCCGAGATCCTCCGGTGGTGA
- a CDS encoding DUF2231 domain-containing protein, with protein sequence MGPTEVNGLPAHVLLVHFVVIMIPITALLLVLSAVWPAARARIGIVLPLVALASLISVPLTTHAGEWLMGKMNGGGPLVARHEELAEMMLPWAIGLFVVSVAVWAVHRFVPRTRTVLTVGLAVLAVVVAVGSVFTVYRAGDSGAKAAWDGVVDTASK encoded by the coding sequence ATGGGTCCGACCGAGGTCAATGGGCTACCGGCCCACGTCCTGCTCGTGCACTTCGTCGTCATCATGATTCCGATCACCGCGCTGCTGCTGGTGCTGAGCGCGGTCTGGCCGGCCGCGCGGGCCCGTATCGGGATCGTGTTGCCGCTGGTCGCGCTGGCGTCGCTGATCAGCGTGCCGCTGACCACCCACGCCGGCGAGTGGCTGATGGGGAAGATGAACGGCGGCGGCCCGCTGGTCGCACGTCACGAGGAACTGGCCGAGATGATGCTGCCCTGGGCGATCGGCCTGTTCGTGGTCTCGGTGGCGGTCTGGGCCGTCCACCGCTTCGTCCCCCGGACCCGGACCGTGCTCACGGTGGGCCTGGCCGTGCTGGCCGTCGTCGTCGCGGTGGGGTCGGTCTTCACCGTCTACCGCGCGGGCGACTCCGGAGCCAAGGCGGCCTGGGACGGAGTGGTCGACACCGCCTCGAAGTGA
- a CDS encoding CAP domain-containing protein, with translation MSGSAYPSTSRRRSRPDLYSGSRRRFSGVGTIASGFVALVLVLGALLTSELDHYTTHDDDPPQLPTAAAVPGIPSAAPGGTPAPTPTADVVNNAVLTTVNQQLDRLGCRPVTLDPTLVAAARSHMDTMVATGYLDLKTPDGTDPGDRAGKAGFPGRRVVESVVLGADSAQEAASYGFPAPGDADEALPITVQLVSRSTLMCGYTSLGADYRRDTRNVPIWSVILGTR, from the coding sequence GTGTCCGGATCCGCCTACCCATCCACCAGCCGTCGGCGTTCACGGCCGGACCTCTACAGCGGCTCGCGCCGCCGGTTCAGCGGGGTCGGGACGATCGCCTCCGGGTTCGTCGCGCTCGTCCTCGTGCTCGGGGCGCTGCTGACCAGCGAACTCGACCACTACACGACCCACGACGACGACCCGCCGCAGTTGCCCACCGCCGCGGCGGTGCCGGGGATCCCGTCGGCCGCGCCCGGCGGGACACCGGCCCCGACGCCGACCGCCGACGTCGTCAACAACGCGGTGCTGACGACGGTCAACCAGCAGCTCGACCGGCTCGGGTGCCGCCCGGTGACTCTCGATCCGACGCTGGTCGCCGCGGCCAGGAGCCACATGGACACGATGGTCGCGACCGGCTACCTCGACCTGAAGACGCCGGACGGCACCGACCCGGGAGACCGGGCCGGGAAAGCCGGCTTCCCGGGCCGACGGGTCGTCGAGTCGGTCGTGCTGGGCGCCGACTCGGCGCAGGAGGCCGCCTCGTACGGCTTCCCGGCGCCGGGCGACGCCGACGAGGCACTGCCGATCACCGTCCAGCTCGTGTCCCGCTCCACGCTGATGTGCGGGTACACGTCGCTGGGGGCCGACTACCGGCGCGACACCCGCAACGTGCCGATCTGGTCGGTCATCCTCGGGACGCGATAG
- a CDS encoding class I SAM-dependent methyltransferase: MIALPAWSSLTTTQTLRWNAVLVCLAELVPAGATVVVDGVHADVVADRLAEALRAAGHPCERLAGLDGEVPCWPDGPATIAVADGREHRAHPPAGGWDVVVWLRTGARAPLTDAADVVLDLQDPTWPVIRRVSERLASSDRWYLTESRAFFAAKAATWDTRFGDDLPAYAAAVREGGFRTGGVLVDVGCGTGRALPALRSAAGPTGFVIGLDLTPEMLAEARVRSVSERASLLLADACRLPLANASADGVFAAGLLMHLPDADAGLRELARVTRAGGRLVLFHPSGRAALAARHGRVLRADEPLSEGPLTASAAATGWRLDRYDDAESRFLAVATRL, encoded by the coding sequence ATGATCGCGCTTCCGGCCTGGTCGTCGCTGACGACGACGCAGACCCTCCGGTGGAACGCCGTGCTGGTCTGCCTGGCCGAGCTCGTTCCGGCCGGCGCCACCGTCGTGGTCGACGGTGTTCATGCCGACGTCGTGGCCGACCGGCTGGCCGAAGCGCTGCGGGCCGCCGGGCATCCGTGCGAGCGGCTGGCCGGTCTCGACGGCGAGGTCCCGTGCTGGCCCGACGGCCCCGCGACGATCGCCGTGGCCGACGGCCGCGAGCACCGCGCTCATCCGCCGGCCGGGGGCTGGGACGTCGTCGTGTGGCTCCGTACCGGCGCTCGGGCACCGCTCACCGACGCTGCCGACGTGGTTCTCGACCTGCAAGATCCGACCTGGCCGGTGATCCGGCGGGTCTCCGAACGGCTGGCCAGCTCCGACCGCTGGTACCTCACCGAGTCCCGGGCGTTCTTCGCGGCCAAGGCCGCGACCTGGGACACCCGGTTCGGCGACGACCTGCCCGCGTACGCGGCCGCGGTGCGGGAGGGTGGCTTCCGGACCGGTGGGGTGCTCGTCGATGTCGGGTGCGGCACCGGGCGGGCGCTGCCCGCTCTGCGCTCCGCGGCCGGCCCCACCGGTTTCGTCATCGGTCTCGACCTCACGCCCGAGATGCTGGCCGAGGCTCGCGTCCGCAGCGTCTCCGAGCGCGCGTCGCTGCTGCTCGCGGACGCCTGCCGCCTCCCGCTGGCGAACGCGTCCGCCGACGGCGTCTTCGCCGCCGGGCTCCTCATGCACCTCCCCGATGCGGACGCCGGCCTGCGCGAACTCGCCCGAGTCACGCGCGCCGGCGGACGTCTGGTGCTGTTCCACCCGTCCGGGCGGGCCGCGTTGGCCGCGAGGCACGGCCGGGTGCTGCGTGCGGACGAGCCCCTGTCCGAGGGCCCCCTCACCGCCTCGGCCGCGGCAACCGGCTGGCGCCTCGACCGCTACGACGACGCCGAGTCCCGTTTCCTGGCCGTGGCCACCCGGCTCTGA
- a CDS encoding siderophore-interacting protein, whose protein sequence is MTQPRRPRQARQATVLRTEQLTPHLIRVVLGGEGLAGFPAGEYTDHYVKILFLRDGVPYPEPFDLEKVRAEFPRESWPRVRTYTVRSWDAETGELAIDFVVHGDEGVAGPWAAAAQPGDVLLFQGPGGAYAPDEDADWHLLVGDEAALPAIAASLERVPAGRPAHVFVEVGGPDEELKLATDADARITWVHRGDRVVGEALVDAVRMLEWPSGAVHAFVHGEANFVKELRKLLRVEKDVPREQLSISGYWRRGRDEDGWQSTKGEWNAQVEQEEASAIASRG, encoded by the coding sequence ATGACTCAGCCCCGACGTCCCCGTCAGGCCCGCCAGGCAACGGTGTTGCGCACGGAGCAGCTGACCCCCCATCTGATCCGGGTCGTGCTCGGTGGTGAGGGGTTGGCCGGCTTCCCCGCCGGTGAGTACACCGACCACTACGTGAAGATCCTGTTCCTCCGGGACGGCGTTCCGTACCCGGAGCCGTTCGACCTGGAGAAGGTCCGGGCCGAGTTCCCGCGCGAGTCCTGGCCGCGCGTCCGCACCTACACCGTGCGCAGCTGGGACGCCGAGACCGGCGAGCTGGCGATCGATTTCGTCGTCCACGGCGACGAGGGTGTGGCCGGTCCATGGGCCGCCGCCGCGCAGCCCGGTGACGTCCTGCTCTTCCAGGGCCCGGGCGGGGCCTACGCGCCGGACGAGGACGCCGACTGGCACCTGCTGGTCGGCGACGAGGCCGCACTGCCGGCGATCGCCGCGTCGCTCGAGCGGGTGCCGGCCGGGCGCCCGGCCCACGTGTTCGTCGAGGTCGGCGGCCCGGACGAGGAGCTCAAGCTGGCCACCGACGCGGACGCCCGGATCACCTGGGTGCACCGGGGCGACCGCGTGGTGGGCGAGGCCCTGGTCGACGCCGTCCGGATGCTGGAGTGGCCGTCCGGTGCCGTCCACGCGTTCGTGCACGGCGAGGCGAACTTCGTCAAGGAGCTGCGCAAGCTGCTGCGCGTCGAGAAGGACGTCCCGCGCGAGCAGCTCTCGATCTCCGGCTACTGGCGTCGCGGCCGCGACGAGGACGGCTGGCAGTCGACCAAGGGCGAGTGGAACGCCCAGGTCGAGCAGGAAGAGGCCTCGGCTATCGCGTCCCGAGGATGA
- a CDS encoding HD domain-containing protein: MTETACAFGVKDAEELARTLLHPLTERWQHTAAVAVRAEQLAGTVDAADREILVAAAWLHDIGYATATHDSGFHPLDGARYLRKRGVSERLCSLVAHHSGARFVAEARGLTSELAEFPLEVSALSDALTYADQTVGPHGRPYSVEQRMAEVLDRHGPESPQAKAYSTRAPYLLSVAERVRRRFAQYSQR; the protein is encoded by the coding sequence ATGACCGAAACCGCCTGCGCCTTCGGGGTGAAAGACGCCGAAGAGCTCGCGCGGACGCTGCTGCACCCGTTGACCGAGCGCTGGCAGCACACGGCGGCCGTCGCGGTCCGGGCCGAGCAGCTCGCCGGCACCGTCGACGCGGCCGACCGGGAAATCCTGGTCGCCGCCGCCTGGTTACACGACATCGGCTACGCCACCGCGACCCACGACAGCGGCTTCCATCCGCTCGACGGCGCCCGCTACCTGCGGAAACGCGGAGTGTCCGAGCGCTTGTGCTCGCTCGTCGCGCACCACTCCGGCGCCCGGTTCGTGGCCGAGGCCCGCGGGCTCACGTCCGAGCTGGCCGAGTTCCCGCTCGAGGTCTCGGCGTTGTCGGACGCGCTGACCTACGCCGACCAGACCGTCGGGCCGCACGGCCGGCCGTACTCGGTCGAGCAGCGGATGGCCGAGGTGCTCGACCGGCACGGCCCGGAATCTCCGCAGGCCAAGGCCTACTCCACCCGGGCGCCGTACTTACTATCCGTAGCAGAGCGAGTTCGTCGCCGGTTCGCTCAGTACAGCCAGCGGTGA
- a CDS encoding ATP-binding cassette domain-containing protein yields MLDVADAPLLRLENVTVSALRDVSLVARPGRVTALTGPGTETALAVALGLVRPARGRVTLGGIPLEDLDPSARWTTVCWVPQLPVLLAATIAENIRLGWSASDAEVAAAAAAAGGLPPGLDTVVGEDGAGLTAGERQRIGLARAFLRDPAVVVLDEPADDDRFLDALRRLVPGRTVLMVAHRPSLLALADEVVAL; encoded by the coding sequence GTGCTGGATGTCGCCGATGCGCCGCTGTTGCGGCTGGAGAACGTGACCGTGTCCGCACTGCGTGATGTCTCGCTGGTCGCGCGGCCCGGCCGGGTGACCGCGCTGACCGGTCCCGGGACCGAAACGGCGCTGGCCGTGGCGCTCGGGCTGGTGCGCCCGGCCCGCGGCCGCGTCACGCTCGGCGGGATCCCGCTCGAGGATCTGGACCCGTCCGCCCGCTGGACGACGGTCTGCTGGGTGCCGCAGCTGCCGGTCCTGCTGGCCGCGACGATCGCCGAGAACATCCGGCTTGGTTGGTCGGCCTCCGACGCCGAGGTGGCGGCCGCCGCGGCCGCCGCCGGCGGTCTTCCGCCCGGCCTGGACACCGTCGTGGGCGAGGACGGCGCCGGGCTGACCGCGGGCGAGCGTCAGCGGATCGGTCTGGCCCGCGCCTTCCTGCGCGACCCCGCCGTCGTGGTGCTCGACGAGCCCGCCGACGACGACCGCTTTCTGGACGCTCTGCGCAGGCTGGTGCCCGGGCGAACCGTGCTCATGGTCGCGCACCGCCCGTCGCTGCTGGCGCTGGCCGACGAGGTCGTCGCGCTCTAG